The following proteins come from a genomic window of Corynebacterium sp. P4-C1:
- a CDS encoding DUF1707 domain-containing protein, which produces MNQPQPHRPQQSMRPQQPGSDLVRLSDLDRSEAVARLSYALGEGRLDSDEFNRRCEDVGAATTHRDLVPLFRDLPEHQPQHPGEVEQTFTRSEIERARANGKNTRLGIFSLGSLASFAGAVGLSTATGSGLWTLLLLIIPALFTVLYIMKAGPDSWYAPSPRQLDRQRFRELQQANRMELERRKVERTMQREQLTGNAMDLAQRTLNRFTK; this is translated from the coding sequence ATGAATCAGCCCCAGCCGCATCGTCCACAACAGTCAATGCGCCCCCAGCAGCCGGGCAGCGATCTCGTCCGCCTGTCGGATTTGGACCGCTCGGAGGCGGTGGCGCGCTTGAGCTATGCGCTGGGCGAAGGCCGGCTTGATTCGGACGAGTTCAACCGCCGCTGCGAGGACGTCGGCGCCGCGACGACGCACCGCGACCTGGTGCCGCTCTTCCGCGATCTGCCGGAGCACCAGCCACAGCACCCGGGTGAGGTGGAGCAGACTTTCACCCGCAGCGAGATTGAACGCGCCCGCGCGAACGGCAAGAACACCCGGCTAGGCATTTTCTCCCTGGGCTCACTAGCGTCCTTCGCTGGCGCGGTGGGGCTCAGCACCGCCACGGGCTCGGGCTTGTGGACTCTTCTCCTGCTCATCATTCCGGCGCTGTTCACAGTCCTCTACATCATGAAGGCGGGACCCGACAGCTGGTACGCCCCGAGTCCGCGCCAACTCGACCGGCAGCGGTTCCGCGAGTTGCAGCAGGCGAACCGGATGGAGTTGGAGCGCCGGAAGGTCGAGCGCACAATGCAGCGCGAACAGTTGACGGGCAACGCGATGGATCTGGCGCAACGCACG